One Paracoccaceae bacterium genomic region harbors:
- a CDS encoding ABC transporter permease has translation MARYLFLRLLDMVPTVFLVLTLVFVAMRILPGDPALAVLGQNADGGQLEAFRERMGLNDPLWLQYVKFLRDAVQLDFGRSLMTNVPISTLIANNLPHTIYLTITSVAMGLIVGVPLGIWAATQRNRWPDNGLRLYALIGYSVPDFYLGAILLVVFSLHLGWFPINGAGQGFWGGLYHLLLPAAALAFLKSAFMGRLTRTSLLEVMGRDYVRTARAKGAREGRVIFRHSLRNALLPLSTGLGLSILATLSGSVAIELVFNRPGIGRLLITAIQERDYPVIQAGVMMFAFFVIIVNLLMDIVYIIVDPRIRVKS, from the coding sequence ATGGCGAGATACCTTTTCCTCAGGCTTCTGGACATGGTTCCGACCGTGTTCCTGGTGCTGACGCTGGTGTTTGTCGCCATGCGCATCCTGCCGGGCGATCCGGCGCTGGCCGTTCTGGGACAGAACGCGGACGGGGGGCAGCTTGAAGCCTTCCGCGAGCGCATGGGCCTGAACGACCCTCTGTGGCTGCAATATGTGAAGTTCCTGCGCGATGCCGTGCAACTGGACTTCGGCCGTTCGCTGATGACGAACGTGCCGATCAGCACGCTGATCGCAAACAACCTGCCGCACACGATCTACCTGACCATCACATCGGTCGCGATGGGGCTGATCGTCGGTGTGCCGCTGGGGATCTGGGCCGCGACGCAGCGCAACAGATGGCCCGACAACGGCCTCCGGCTCTACGCGCTGATCGGCTATTCGGTGCCCGACTTCTATCTGGGCGCGATCCTTCTGGTGGTGTTCTCGCTGCACCTCGGGTGGTTCCCGATCAACGGGGCCGGCCAGGGGTTCTGGGGCGGGCTCTATCACCTTCTGCTGCCCGCCGCGGCGCTTGCCTTCCTGAAATCGGCCTTCATGGGCCGGCTGACCCGCACCTCGCTTCTGGAAGTGATGGGGCGCGACTATGTGCGCACGGCGCGGGCCAAGGGCGCCCGCGAGGGACGGGTGATCTTTCGCCACAGCCTGCGCAACGCGCTGCTGCCGCTGTCCACCGGTCTGGGCCTGTCGATCCTGGCCACGCTGTCAGGGTCGGTCGCCATCGAACTGGTGTTCAACCGCCCCGGCATCGGCCGCCTTCTCATCACCGCGATCCAGGAACGCGACTATCCCGTGATCCAGGCCGGGGTGATGATGTTCGCCTTCTTCGTCATCATCGTGAACCTGCTGATGGACATCGTCTATATCATCGTCGACCCGCGCATCCGGGTGAAATCATGA
- a CDS encoding DUF1007 family protein produces MRHILAAMTIAFGLAGPAHAHPHIFIDTGLEVIFDTEGRATAVRVTWTYDDFYSLLMIEDRKLDADYDGVLTPEEEAQLSGFDMDWDPDYLGDLYVLAGEFEVPLSRPSDWSASYADGRITSTHLRTFVEPLAPGADLVIQVYDPGYYTAYFIEGQPVLTGAGSTCTVQVFEPDRAAADSRLMAAIEEMGATGDLEMDFPAIGSAYAEEARVTCVNG; encoded by the coding sequence ATGCGCCACATCCTTGCCGCCATGACCATCGCCTTCGGACTGGCCGGACCGGCCCATGCGCATCCGCATATCTTCATCGACACCGGGCTTGAGGTGATCTTCGACACCGAGGGGCGGGCCACGGCGGTGCGGGTGACCTGGACCTATGACGATTTCTATTCGCTGCTGATGATCGAGGACCGCAAGCTGGACGCCGATTACGACGGCGTGCTGACCCCCGAGGAGGAGGCGCAGCTTTCCGGTTTCGACATGGATTGGGACCCGGACTATCTGGGCGATCTTTACGTTCTGGCCGGCGAATTCGAGGTGCCGCTGTCGCGTCCGTCCGACTGGTCAGCCAGCTATGCCGACGGTCGCATAACATCGACCCATCTGCGGACCTTCGTCGAGCCGCTGGCCCCCGGGGCCGATCTGGTGATCCAGGTCTACGATCCGGGCTATTACACCGCGTATTTCATCGAGGGACAGCCGGTCCTGACGGGTGCGGGCAGCACCTGCACCGTTCAGGTCTTCGAACCCGACCGCGCGGCCGCCGACAGCCGCCTGATGGCGGCGATCGAGGAAATGGGTGCCACGGGCGATCTGGAGATGGACTTTCCCGCCATCGGATCGGCCTATGCGGAAGAGGCGCGGGTGACATGCGTGAACGGGTGA
- a CDS encoding mandelate racemase/muconate lactonizing enzyme family protein, whose amino-acid sequence MSDQETGKPAAIAASAHRITSVEAFQVAWNPGDPPGRRTAIVRVRTDSGLVGHGEASPMMGGDHSLLVVRDFAASLIGADPFDQAVIQDRLLHRYIKLGPEGAVTGALAALDIALWDIKGKALGLPVYKLLGGAWRNRLPFYASIGGNATRTVDEVVRTVEARWRKETPSAIKIRWDGDRTRQDHDIPGDIAKARAVRRLVGDDFPLAFDANNQYSVGGAIRVGRALEDLGYIWFEEPVQHYDVRAMGEVAQRLDITVSAAEQTYTTQALVDMIHAGVRMVQPDIIKMGGITGLMQCAAICFAHGAELVPHQTQPGIGHAANLHVLATLMHNTKPAEFADPDTRMHVAFENPLLPRDGMFDVPDGPGLGLRVRDDELDRRRA is encoded by the coding sequence GTGTCGGACCAGGAAACAGGAAAACCGGCAGCCATCGCCGCATCCGCCCACCGCATCACCTCGGTCGAGGCGTTCCAGGTGGCATGGAACCCGGGCGATCCGCCCGGACGGCGAACCGCGATCGTGCGCGTCCGTACCGACAGCGGCCTTGTGGGGCATGGCGAGGCCTCTCCGATGATGGGGGGCGACCACAGCCTGCTGGTCGTGCGCGACTTCGCCGCCAGCCTGATCGGCGCCGACCCCTTCGACCAGGCGGTGATCCAGGACCGGCTGTTGCACCGCTACATCAAGCTCGGCCCCGAAGGCGCGGTGACCGGCGCGCTGGCGGCGCTGGACATCGCACTGTGGGACATCAAGGGAAAGGCGCTGGGCCTGCCGGTCTACAAGCTTCTGGGCGGGGCCTGGCGCAACAGGCTGCCGTTCTATGCCTCGATCGGCGGCAATGCCACCCGCACCGTCGACGAGGTGGTGCGCACGGTCGAGGCGCGCTGGCGCAAGGAAACACCGTCAGCCATCAAGATCCGCTGGGATGGCGACCGGACCCGGCAGGACCACGACATTCCCGGAGACATCGCCAAGGCCCGCGCGGTCCGCAGGCTGGTCGGCGACGACTTCCCCCTGGCCTTCGACGCGAACAACCAGTACTCGGTCGGCGGCGCGATCCGGGTGGGGCGCGCGCTCGAGGACCTCGGCTACATCTGGTTCGAGGAACCGGTGCAGCACTATGACGTGCGCGCCATGGGCGAGGTGGCGCAACGGCTCGACATCACCGTCTCGGCGGCCGAGCAGACCTACACGACCCAGGCGCTCGTCGACATGATCCACGCGGGCGTCCGGATGGTGCAGCCCGACATCATCAAGATGGGCGGCATCACCGGGCTGATGCAATGCGCGGCGATCTGTTTCGCGCACGGGGCAGAGCTTGTCCCGCACCAGACCCAGCCGGGCATCGGACATGCCGCGAACCTGCATGTCCTGGCGACGCTGATGCACAACACCAAACCCGCGGAATTCGCGGACCCGGACACCCGGATGCATGTGGCCTTCGAGAATCCGTTGCTGCCGCGCGATGGCATGTTCGACGTTCCCGACGGGCCCGGGCTGGGCCTGCGGGTGCGCGACGACGAACTGGACCGGCGGCGCGCCTGA
- a CDS encoding LacI family DNA-binding transcriptional regulator — protein MNKTGPAAPRPMTARQLAALIGVSQSAVSRAFTPGSSITPELRNRILGAARDYGYQPNAIASMLTKRRTNIVGVVVSDMQNPFYPALLAQLTQGLQGAGLQSLFFNIAPGASIEDQLHAIRTYNVDAVVIISATVLNARTMAWATEGRRAILLNRLGHDDITTVCCDNALGFRTLVDHLHQIGRRRVGYVAGLTGSTIGMTRRGAFTTRLAELGMRLVGTASYEAYTHDAGRRGTLDLLPQNPDAIVYASDILALGGIDAIRDAGRAGEIAVTGFDDIPMAAWTGYALTTYRQPVPAIVAKTVELLVADDIGPPRQFTLPGELVVRASTAPGGWATPDAAG, from the coding sequence GTGAACAAGACAGGCCCCGCCGCACCACGCCCGATGACCGCGCGCCAGCTTGCGGCGCTGATCGGGGTCAGCCAGTCGGCGGTGTCGCGCGCCTTCACCCCCGGCAGCAGCATCACGCCCGAATTGCGCAACCGCATCCTGGGCGCGGCGCGCGACTACGGATACCAGCCGAACGCCATCGCCTCGATGCTGACGAAGCGGCGCACGAACATCGTCGGCGTCGTCGTGTCCGACATGCAGAATCCGTTCTACCCCGCCTTGCTGGCGCAGCTGACCCAGGGATTGCAGGGCGCGGGGCTGCAAAGCCTGTTCTTCAACATCGCGCCCGGCGCCAGCATCGAGGACCAGCTTCACGCCATCCGCACCTACAATGTGGATGCCGTGGTCATCATCTCGGCCACGGTGCTGAACGCCCGCACCATGGCCTGGGCAACCGAGGGGCGGCGGGCGATCCTGCTCAACCGGCTGGGCCATGACGACATCACGACGGTGTGCTGCGACAATGCGCTAGGCTTCCGCACCCTGGTCGATCACCTGCACCAGATCGGGCGGCGGCGGGTCGGCTATGTCGCGGGTCTGACCGGTTCGACCATCGGCATGACCCGGCGGGGGGCGTTTACCACGCGGCTGGCCGAGCTTGGGATGCGTCTGGTCGGCACCGCCTCGTACGAGGCCTACACGCATGACGCAGGCCGCCGCGGCACGCTGGACCTGCTGCCGCAGAACCCCGATGCCATCGTCTATGCCTCGGACATCCTTGCCCTCGGCGGGATCGACGCGATCCGGGACGCCGGTCGCGCGGGCGAGATCGCGGTCACGGGGTTCGACGACATCCCGATGGCCGCCTGGACCGGCTACGCCCTGACCACCTATCGCCAGCCGGTTCCGGCCATCGTGGCCAAGACCGTCGAACTGCTGGTGGCCGATGACATCGGGCCGCCGCGGCAGTTCACGCTGCCGGGTGAACTGGTGGTCCGCGCCTCCACCGCCCCGGGCGGATGGGCCACGCCCGACGCCGCGGGATGA
- a CDS encoding ABC transporter ATP-binding protein, whose product MTAPLLDIRDLTVEFGPVSRPLRVVDRVSFGMRPGEALGVVGESGSGKSMTALSVMRLVPEPPARVTGQILFDGKDLLKVPRRDMPAIRGKDIGMIFQEPMSSLNPLMTIGDQIDEAIMLHDAATPAERRERVIGLLRLVGMPDPESRLGAYPSQFSGGMRQRVMAAIAMACNPRLLVADEPTTALDVTIQAQVLELMLDIRRRFNSAILLITHDLGVVAEVCERVVVMYAGRIMEDADVASLFENARHPYTQGLMKSIPTLTDTRKRLYQIPGSVPPAGTIREGCPFRPRCPLRMDRCAVEMPPLVSHGPTHRAACWATMQEAAA is encoded by the coding sequence ATGACCGCGCCGCTGCTGGATATCCGCGACCTCACGGTCGAGTTCGGCCCCGTCAGCCGCCCGTTGCGCGTGGTCGACCGCGTCTCCTTCGGCATGCGCCCGGGCGAGGCGCTCGGCGTCGTGGGGGAAAGCGGGTCGGGCAAGTCGATGACGGCGCTGTCGGTCATGCGCCTTGTCCCCGAACCGCCCGCCCGCGTCACCGGGCAGATCCTGTTCGACGGCAAGGACCTGCTGAAGGTGCCCAGACGGGACATGCCCGCGATCAGGGGCAAGGACATCGGCATGATCTTTCAGGAGCCGATGTCCTCGCTGAACCCGCTGATGACCATCGGCGACCAGATCGACGAGGCGATCATGCTGCATGATGCCGCCACCCCCGCCGAGCGGCGCGAACGGGTGATCGGGCTGCTGCGCCTTGTCGGGATGCCCGACCCGGAAAGCCGCCTTGGCGCCTATCCCAGCCAGTTCTCGGGCGGCATGCGGCAGCGGGTGATGGCGGCCATCGCCATGGCCTGCAACCCCCGGCTTCTGGTGGCGGACGAACCGACCACGGCGCTGGACGTGACGATCCAGGCGCAGGTGCTGGAACTGATGCTCGACATCCGTCGCCGCTTCAACTCGGCCATCCTGCTGATCACGCACGACCTGGGCGTGGTGGCCGAGGTCTGCGAGCGCGTCGTGGTGATGTATGCGGGGCGGATCATGGAGGATGCCGACGTCGCCTCGCTGTTCGAGAACGCCCGCCACCCCTACACGCAGGGCCTGATGAAATCGATCCCGACCCTGACCGACACGCGCAAGCGGCTGTACCAGATTCCCGGTTCGGTGCCCCCGGCGGGAACGATCCGCGAAGGCTGCCCCTTCCGCCCCCGCTGCCCCCTGCGGATGGATCGCTGCGCGGTCGAGATGCCCCCCCTGGTGTCGCACGGGCCGACGCATCGCGCCGCCTGCTGGGCGACCATGCAGGAGGCCGCAGCATGA
- a CDS encoding glyoxylate reductase (NADP(+)), whose product MTRPLHIAHQFGADRHDWLRARLPAGTRIDRLGPDDPWGVAEGASVVLVGNGMLRRLSRLPPAWAGGVEWMHVRPTGLDDAPDWLFGLPYLTVSRGASAPAIAEYVMAAVLDAEKGLAALRVTSRDQWRAPGGGSLEGRSLGLVGYGEIGRAIAERARAFGMVVRATRRTQATAPDGVALVPLPILCAESDHLVLCAPLTEATRGLFGAATFGHCRPGQHLINVARGALIEPEALRAALEGPIARATLDVWAEEPPPEGHWVYVHPRVVLTPHCASRAPSTERRLQAILDANLTAWLEGRPDAMTGSVNRAGRY is encoded by the coding sequence ATGACCCGCCCCCTGCATATCGCCCACCAGTTCGGCGCCGACCGGCATGACTGGCTGCGCGCCCGGCTGCCTGCGGGAACGCGGATCGACCGCCTGGGCCCCGACGACCCCTGGGGCGTGGCAGAGGGGGCCAGCGTCGTCCTGGTGGGCAACGGCATGTTGCGGCGGCTGTCGCGGCTGCCCCCCGCCTGGGCCGGGGGGGTGGAATGGATGCATGTTCGCCCGACGGGGCTGGACGACGCGCCTGACTGGCTGTTCGGCCTGCCGTATCTGACGGTGTCGCGCGGCGCCTCGGCCCCCGCGATCGCGGAGTACGTGATGGCCGCCGTCCTCGATGCCGAAAAGGGGCTTGCCGCGCTGCGCGTCACCAGCCGCGATCAGTGGCGGGCGCCTGGCGGGGGCAGCCTGGAGGGGCGGTCGCTGGGTCTTGTGGGCTATGGCGAGATCGGACGGGCCATCGCCGAACGCGCCCGTGCGTTCGGAATGGTGGTGCGCGCCACGCGCCGCACGCAGGCCACCGCCCCCGACGGCGTCGCCCTGGTGCCCTTGCCGATACTCTGCGCCGAAAGCGACCACCTTGTCCTGTGCGCCCCGCTGACCGAGGCCACGCGCGGCCTGTTCGGCGCGGCAACCTTTGGTCACTGCCGCCCCGGACAGCACCTGATCAACGTCGCGCGAGGCGCCCTGATCGAGCCCGAGGCCCTGCGCGCGGCCCTGGAGGGCCCGATCGCCCGCGCCACCCTGGATGTCTGGGCCGAGGAACCGCCCCCCGAGGGTCACTGGGTCTATGTCCATCCCCGCGTGGTGCTGACACCGCACTGCGCCTCGCGCGCGCCCTCGACCGAAAGGCGGCTGCAGGCGATCCTGGATGCCAACCTGACCGCCTGGCTGGAGGGGCGCCCCGACGCCATGACGGGGTCGGTCAACCGCGCCGGGCGCTACTAG
- a CDS encoding ABC transporter permease, with the protein MTGARIERPTAEAIAEREVLAPEPGFREAFSAVVMGRPSTQIAFVVVLVFIAVAVLAPLIAPYDPLRQSIMRINQAPSSMHWLGTDQFGRDVLSRLIHGSRNSLIFGLLSPVFAAFFGTVLGVAAGYFGGVVDRVISRVIDMLMAFPELLLAILIAAALGGSFWNIVVVLTVAFTPGFARVARASTLSVKQEPYVEAAIAAGVSTPLIIIRHIVPNILAPIVVLMALWSASSIRIEATLSFLGIGTRPPNPSWGNIIRDGLNSMFATQWPIIAGGLAITIVVLAISIIGDAVRDFLDPETNQ; encoded by the coding sequence ATGACCGGAGCGCGCATCGAGCGGCCCACAGCCGAGGCGATTGCCGAACGCGAGGTCCTGGCGCCCGAACCGGGCTTCCGCGAGGCGTTTTCCGCCGTCGTGATGGGGCGGCCCTCGACCCAGATCGCCTTTGTCGTCGTGCTCGTGTTCATCGCGGTGGCGGTTCTGGCCCCGCTGATCGCCCCCTACGATCCGCTGCGCCAGTCGATCATGCGGATCAACCAGGCGCCGTCGTCGATGCACTGGCTGGGCACCGACCAGTTCGGCCGCGACGTGCTCAGCCGGCTGATCCACGGATCGCGCAATTCCCTGATCTTCGGCCTGCTGTCACCGGTCTTCGCGGCCTTCTTCGGCACGGTGCTGGGGGTGGCGGCGGGCTATTTCGGCGGCGTGGTCGACCGCGTCATCAGCCGCGTGATCGACATGCTGATGGCCTTTCCCGAACTGCTGCTGGCGATCCTGATCGCGGCCGCGCTCGGCGGCAGCTTCTGGAACATCGTCGTCGTCCTGACCGTCGCCTTCACGCCCGGCTTTGCCCGTGTCGCCCGCGCCTCGACCCTGTCGGTCAAGCAGGAACCCTATGTCGAGGCGGCGATCGCGGCCGGGGTCTCGACGCCCCTGATCATCATCCGCCACATCGTGCCGAACATCCTGGCGCCGATCGTGGTGCTGATGGCCCTGTGGTCCGCCAGCTCGATCCGGATCGAGGCCACGCTGTCCTTCCTGGGCATCGGCACCCGGCCGCCGAACCCGTCCTGGGGTAACATCATCCGCGATGGCCTGAACAGCATGTTCGCGACCCAGTGGCCGATCATCGCCGGCGGCCTTGCCATCACCATCGTCGTTCTGGCCATCAGCATCATCGGAGATGCCGTGCGCGACTTCCTCGACCCCGAGACCAACCAATGA
- a CDS encoding class I SAM-dependent methyltransferase, translating into MWDERYATDDYIFGTEPAAFLVRAAPMIPPGSRVLCLAEGEGRNGVWLAGQGHRVTGIDQSAVGLAKAARLAATRGVTLTLRQADVMAWDGSDGPWDAVVAIFVHFHVPERERLAAACARALRPGGLFLYHGYGPAQLALGTGGPRDPAMLAEAEAMVAAFPGWGVRVARDHEDMLAEGSRHVGRSALVDVILTAPGVDARAPQG; encoded by the coding sequence ATGTGGGACGAACGCTACGCGACCGACGACTATATCTTCGGCACCGAACCCGCCGCCTTCCTGGTGCGGGCGGCCCCGATGATCCCGCCGGGCAGCCGCGTCCTGTGCCTGGCAGAAGGCGAGGGTCGCAACGGGGTCTGGCTGGCGGGTCAGGGCCATCGGGTAACGGGCATCGACCAGTCGGCCGTGGGCCTGGCCAAGGCCGCCCGGCTGGCCGCGACGCGCGGGGTCACGCTGACCCTGCGGCAGGCCGACGTGATGGCCTGGGACGGATCGGACGGGCCCTGGGACGCGGTGGTCGCGATCTTCGTGCATTTCCACGTGCCCGAGCGCGAAAGGCTGGCCGCCGCCTGCGCGCGGGCGCTGCGGCCCGGCGGGCTGTTCCTGTACCACGGCTATGGACCTGCCCAGCTGGCGCTGGGCACCGGGGGCCCGAGGGACCCGGCGATGCTGGCCGAGGCCGAGGCGATGGTGGCGGCGTTTCCGGGCTGGGGCGTGCGGGTCGCGCGCGACCACGAGGACATGCTGGCCGAGGGGTCGCGGCATGTGGGCAGATCGGCGCTGGTTGACGTGATCCTGACCGCGCCGGGGGTGGATGCGCGCGCGCCGCAGGGATAG
- a CDS encoding ABC transporter substrate-binding protein, translated as MITRRTLLGTAVAASASGLFAPRLRAAAPDTLRFASAAGGPRRLDPNQTTQGSDNWAVVQVFEYLARPPDGNFGVAPGDFEPWLAESWTISDDARTWVFTLRQGVQFHKGYGEMTSEDVARSFIRARDEGVNAANYSNLAEVIESGKYEVTIRLHNPDPMFLSSTVAARHVMVISKKAEAEMGEKFLTEAIGTGPYKLDRFDSEKGMFLSRHEDYWGEPAIITNVECLYIADTTARTLALISGDVDMAEGVRQPGWVPQIQNQKPDLLFDMTVPGSFNTLFFNLAKDPLQNIQVRKAIMHGINKQEIVDALQPMSRMVYTLNPPNYPTGFSLEELPEDLRYEYDPDEAKKMLADAGFPNGLTIPVNTSQREDYSTQHLIIQEQLRQIGINIDLTIMDHSAYHATNRQNLNTLNINSSSLPPVPLYVFNDYAVSTANMTDDGKGGANYSHYGVLMPGVDHLLAEMLQSTTFEDYVAKGREVELQIQRDLPMGGLPTLSYLVVRNPRIDLGYEVQGGYAYWRFCKAKIVA; from the coding sequence ATGATCACGAGACGGACACTTCTGGGAACGGCCGTTGCCGCATCGGCAAGCGGTCTTTTCGCGCCTCGGCTCCGCGCCGCGGCACCCGACACGCTGCGTTTTGCCAGCGCGGCAGGCGGCCCCCGCAGGCTGGACCCGAACCAGACCACCCAGGGGTCGGACAACTGGGCGGTGGTTCAGGTCTTCGAATACCTCGCCCGGCCGCCGGACGGCAATTTCGGCGTCGCCCCGGGCGACTTCGAGCCATGGCTGGCCGAAAGCTGGACGATCTCGGACGACGCCAGGACCTGGGTCTTCACGCTGCGCCAGGGCGTGCAGTTCCACAAGGGCTATGGCGAGATGACGTCCGAGGACGTCGCGCGGTCCTTCATCCGCGCCCGTGACGAGGGGGTGAACGCCGCGAACTACAGCAACCTCGCCGAGGTGATCGAATCCGGCAAGTACGAGGTCACGATCCGGCTGCACAATCCCGACCCGATGTTCCTCAGCTCCACGGTCGCGGCCCGCCATGTCATGGTGATCTCGAAGAAGGCCGAGGCCGAGATGGGTGAGAAGTTCCTCACCGAGGCCATCGGCACCGGGCCCTACAAGCTCGACCGCTTCGACAGCGAGAAGGGCATGTTCCTGAGCAGGCACGAGGATTACTGGGGCGAACCCGCGATCATCACCAATGTCGAATGCCTCTACATCGCCGATACCACCGCGCGCACGTTGGCGCTGATCTCGGGCGATGTCGACATGGCCGAAGGCGTGCGCCAGCCCGGCTGGGTGCCGCAGATCCAGAACCAGAAGCCGGACCTGCTGTTCGACATGACCGTTCCGGGGTCGTTCAACACGCTGTTCTTCAACCTGGCCAAGGACCCGCTGCAGAACATCCAGGTGCGCAAGGCGATCATGCACGGCATCAACAAGCAGGAGATCGTCGACGCCCTGCAACCGATGTCGCGGATGGTCTACACGCTGAACCCGCCGAACTATCCGACCGGCTTCTCGCTCGAGGAACTGCCCGAGGATCTGCGCTACGAGTACGATCCGGACGAGGCGAAGAAGATGCTCGCCGACGCCGGGTTCCCCAACGGGCTGACCATCCCCGTCAACACCTCGCAGCGCGAGGACTACAGCACCCAGCACCTGATCATCCAGGAACAGCTGCGCCAGATCGGCATCAACATCGACCTGACGATCATGGACCATTCGGCCTATCACGCCACCAACCGGCAGAACCTGAACACGCTGAACATCAACTCGTCGTCGCTGCCGCCGGTGCCGCTCTATGTCTTCAACGACTATGCGGTGTCGACGGCAAACATGACCGATGACGGCAAGGGCGGGGCCAACTATTCGCACTACGGCGTGCTGATGCCCGGCGTCGATCACCTGCTGGCCGAGATGCTGCAATCCACGACGTTCGAGGATTACGTCGCCAAGGGCCGCGAGGTCGAGTTGCAGATCCAGCGTGACCTGCCGATGGGCGGCCTTCCGACGCTGTCCTATCTGGTGGTGCGCAACCCGCGCATCGACCTCGGATACGAAGTGCAGGGCGGCTATGCCTACTGGCGGTTCTGCAAGGCAAAGATCGTGGCCTGA
- a CDS encoding ATP-binding cassette domain-containing protein: protein MSVLMDVREVSKTFVDTTLRLGPKRAPVRAVDRVSFQVHRGETLAVVGESGCGKSTLGRLLLHLIDLSEGSVVFDGRDMGALPREDLRQMRRQMQMVFQDPFGSLSPRRTVADIIAEPMDSFGLSGSRKERREKVADLLNMVGLPPAYMDRKPRQFSGGQRQRIGIARAISVDPSFIVADEPVSALDVSIQAQIINLMQDLQQDKGFSFLFIAHDLAVVRHIADRVAVMYLGRIIEMGTRDQVYSAPHHPYTEALLSAAPRIDLAAKSRRIILQGDVPSPSNVPSGCAFRTRCPLATDRCAQERPDLAEVEPGRTVACHYPAPFPISRRSGSA, encoded by the coding sequence ATGAGCGTGCTGATGGATGTGCGCGAGGTCAGCAAGACCTTTGTCGACACGACGCTGCGGCTGGGTCCGAAGCGCGCGCCGGTCCGCGCGGTGGATCGGGTCAGCTTCCAGGTCCACCGGGGCGAGACGCTGGCCGTCGTCGGCGAATCCGGCTGCGGCAAGTCCACGCTGGGCCGCCTGCTGCTGCACCTGATCGACCTGTCCGAAGGATCGGTGGTGTTCGACGGCCGCGACATGGGGGCGCTGCCCCGCGAAGACCTGCGCCAGATGCGCCGCCAGATGCAGATGGTGTTCCAGGACCCGTTCGGATCGCTGTCGCCGCGCCGCACGGTGGCCGACATCATCGCCGAACCGATGGACAGCTTCGGCCTGTCGGGCTCGCGCAAGGAACGGCGCGAGAAGGTGGCCGACCTGCTGAACATGGTCGGCCTGCCCCCGGCCTACATGGACCGCAAGCCGCGCCAGTTCTCGGGCGGCCAGCGGCAGCGCATCGGCATCGCGCGGGCGATCTCGGTCGACCCTTCCTTCATCGTGGCGGACGAACCGGTTTCGGCGCTGGACGTGTCGATCCAGGCGCAGATCATCAACCTCATGCAGGATCTGCAGCAGGACAAGGGTTTCTCGTTCCTGTTCATCGCGCATGACCTGGCGGTGGTGCGCCACATCGCAGACCGGGTCGCGGTGATGTATCTGGGCCGGATCATCGAGATGGGGACCAGGGACCAGGTCTATTCCGCCCCCCACCACCCCTATACCGAGGCGCTCCTGTCGGCGGCGCCGCGGATCGACCTCGCCGCGAAAAGCCGCCGCATCATCCTTCAGGGCGATGTGCCCAGCCCGTCGAACGTGCCCTCGGGCTGCGCCTTCCGCACCCGCTGCCCGCTGGCGACCGACCGCTGCGCGCAGGAACGCCCGGACCTTGCAGAGGTCGAGCCGGGGCGCACCGTGGCCTGCCACTATCCCGCGCCCTTCCCGATCTCCCGGCGGAGTGGGTCGGCATGA